Genomic DNA from Bacillota bacterium:
TTCAACTGGGCGGTCGGGGAAGGGCTGGCGCCCGCGAACCCGGCGGTGGGGGTGAAGCGCGTCCCCGAGCAGGTCCCGGGACCGCGCTGGCTGGACCGGGAGGCGGTGCGGGCGCTGCTGGCGGCCGTTTCCACCCATGGGCCGCTCCGCGACCGGGTGCTCATCTCGGTCATGCTGCACACGGGGCTGCGGGTGAGCGAGGTCTGCGGCCTCAGGCCGGATGACCTGGAGCTGCGGGATCACACCGGCCGCCTGCGGGTGAGGCGCGGCAAGGGGGGAAAGTACCGGGAGGTCCCCCTCAACTCTGCCGTGCGCCGGGTGCTGCAGGAGTACCTGGCTTCTCATCCGGGAGGCCCCTGGCTCTTTTTCAGCCGGCAGCGCACGCGGCTCTCGGTCCGTTCGGCCGAGCGCATCGTCTCCCGCTACGCCCGACTGGCCGGGCTGGAGGGGGTGACCGCCCACGCCCTCCGGCACACCTTCTGCAAGATGCTGGTGGACGCGGG
This window encodes:
- a CDS encoding tyrosine-type recombinase/integrase; translation: MRDSLLDDYAAFLRARGLAEQSVRCYLGQTRAFVAWYERERGPFRVDSVARLDVADYRRHLQDAGRKPATVNLVLVVLTSFFNWAVGEGLAPANPAVGVKRVPEQVPGPRWLDREAVRALLAAVSTHGPLRDRVLISVMLHTGLRVSEVCGLRPDDLELRDHTGRLRVRRGKGGKYREVPLNSAVRRVLQEYLASHPGGPWLFFSRQRTRLSVRSAERIVSRYARLAGLEGVTAHALRHTFCKMLVDAGESLDRVATLAGHANLTTTARYTRPSMTDLERAVGKLTWDL